GTTTTACAACTTTCACATAAGTCACCTTCTTTGCATCTAACACGTTGCAAACAGCAGCAGATTGTTCTGTTGGAATATCGAGTGCCAGTTGATTCTTATCTGCGGGAATAAATCGCTCCTGACGAACTCCGAAAATCATCTTCTTGAGCTGATTCAATTCATGCTGCAGCTGCTCAACCTTGTTGATGGCAGACTCATAGAGCTGTTTGTAATCATTATCTTCTGCTGACGTACTCATTGCAATTGCAATGTTATCACATGTAAATCAATTATTTGTTAGCGCGATGTTAATGATCGGCAGATTGTCGAAAATACCGCCTGCGGTACTGGACTTTATCCATCTGAATGCCTTGCAGAATAAGCATCAATTGTGTAGAAGTAAGCGAAGACTGTACCCCACCTGGTTTGGGAATCTCAAATGTTCCCTTCTCAAGCCGCTTGTAATAAATCGCAAATCCATCTTGCTGCCATTGAAGTAGCTTGATATGTGTAGCTCTGCGGTTAAAGAAAATATAGACATCCCCGGTTAAAGGATCCAAATGCATCTGTTGATTGACAATAGCCGCCAGTTTGTAAAAGCTACTACTTATCATGATTGGCTGAGTATACAGAAAATACCTGCATGAGGACGAGAGTGCCAGCATTTATTTACTGTTTAGTAGCTCTTTTAGCATGTCTGTATTGACCGCCGAATGAAAAATTATCCTGTTACCTGATAAAGATATCACCTCCGCGAATGGAAGTGCAATATCTGGTATACTCGCCTTAGAAGGTGTCAGCTGAATGAAATGTTTTCGTCTGGGAACTTTTGCAGGAGTGGCAAACTGCTTCCTCCAGTTCTTGAGCATGGAGACCGTGATTCCATGATTATCACAAAACACTTGCATCTTTACGTTTGACTGGCTCCATTGCATCGCGATATTCTTCTTCTCCGATATTGTAAATGAACGTATCGTGGAATTATTGGATGATTGCATACAGGGCATATTTAAACAACGCAAACATAAACCCTCAGACTTACATGCCGAAGATGCTGTCTACCGGAACCTTACCGTTATACCCAAAAATAGCTTTAAAGTGACCCACACTACAGGAAACAAAAGGGAGATTAAGAGAGGATAAGCAAAGGGACTAACTAAGCGGATCAAATCAAAAATTGACTTAGCCTTTTCTACAGGATAATCCATATTAATTTAGTTGTAGCGCCTAAATTATATAGCTTATACCACCAATCAAATACCAACTAGTTTGTATTTTATGCCCGCGAGAGTGGCATTTTAGAACCATCGCATTTAACGATTTGCAGAAGTTGTCATCACAAAATTGGTATTACTAAATACTGGAGTTGTAGAGCTTACCAGCAATGTTGGTAAAGATGATGAGGTAGAATTTACTGGTGAAGTTCCTGTTAATGCTAATGGAAATCCTATCGGGATACGTGCATCTACTGAAATAGTCACCGATCTCATAAAGCATGATGGAACTGATGTATTTATCACAGAGTCAGATGACGTTGACAAGAATGACCCGGTGAATTTCACTGATGGTTCTACGCCAGGAAAAGGTTCCGGGTCCAGTATCAGATATAATCCATATATTAGAAATGATGTAAGTGACAAAACAACTTCAATTGTGAACGTTGATGTTTCTTTTGGGTTTTCCCCGTTTGTCCTTTTAGGACATGAGCTTTTCCATGCATTAGAACTCAAGTATGGTAAAAAATAGTAACGAGATTACTGGAGAAATAGATCCTGACTTGGGTGAAAAGGGAATGACAGTCAGAGTCTCGAGCAAGGAAAAAAGAGAATGAAATTCGAGCCCAGAATAATATAGTACTAAGAAAACTACCATATTTTCCGTTAAATAAATAAAATTTATATGACTAAATATGCTCTTTTGTTATTGATCGGCAGTAAATGTAATATAAGTCTATTGCCTCAGGTGCAACCAGGTGAGTTGTCTGTCATTAGACTTTTTTTCGAATGGAATAAAGCAACATTGAAATCCTTAGCTTCACAGAAAGTGGCATCTGCTGACAGTACACTAATTGCGTCATTGGATAATAGAAGTTGGGGTATTCCGCTTTATTGGGATATTGCCTCACCTGACAGCGTTAACAAGAAATCTGTAAGGTATCGTTTCCTGGATAAGCTATCTTCCGAAGATCTTCCAAAAGATATATATGTTGTTGAAGCCAATAGTAATGGTGCAAAAAGAGTTATACGAAGTTTTGTGATTTATAAAAATAAGGTTGGACATTATCAGGCAAGGCTTTATATGTATTTTGGAAAACAATGGGAGATGAGAAAGATAACCGAATTGGATACATGTTTCTTAAGCCCTAAACTTAATAACTTTATTGCAAAGCGTGGTTTAGGATTTAATTCGGACGATATTATTATCAGCCACATTACGGGAGGCGTTCGAAAGGTACAAGAATCTGAATACTATTTAGGTGGAACTTTAGCTATGGACAGTGGCATTAAAGAATTGATAGACCATGGCTATTAAGATGGAGTTTCAAGATACAGCGTAACAACTGAAAATTAGTTAACAAACGCGTTAAATCTGCATTCTTGTAACGTCGTCAATTAACTTCTTTCCCTTTAATCTGAGTCCATTCTCCTAAGTCAGTGATGCGAAAGGAATTTACCGCTTTTAGGAAACGGGAGTAATTTTCCTTTTTGATATTCAATAGCAGTATTGCCTGACCGTTCCTGAAAAAGAGTTCGGTAATTCGGTCACTTATCAGCGATACATCGATGTCGTCAAAGAAATCGATGTGGCGTATGAGGTTATCAATGTCATCGGCATTAGGTGTACAGTTACTGTCGATTTGTGGGCCTTTGATATAGTTGTTCATTTTGATTGCTATATTTTCATAGTCCGGAAAGTTGAAGGCATAGTTGTAGAAACCGCTGATAAATGTTTCCTGTAAATGGAGCGGAAGCTGCATGGCAAACCTCGTCGCCCGCTTATAAGAGCCATGAGAGCCGAATGAAATACGTTCATGAGGCACACTAAACACGAGGGAATCACGATGAACGCAAAAGTAGTTAGATAGGTAATCTATGGTATAGCCGCGCATACGCTGGCCACAGGAATAGCAGGTATCTTCTTTAACATAGAGATAGCTGCGTTGGGCAATTAGCCGGAGGCCGGTCAGGCATAACAAGGTTAAGACGGTAAGGAATTGGATAATTTTCATTATACCCAATGTTGCAGTCGTCCGATATTCGTAACATCCGCCAACGATAAAACGGCACCTGGCAGCGCGGTTTTATAATGAGGCTTCTTGATCAAGGCCGCCCATTAAGGAAGCAAACTGACACTAGTACAATTACCTGATGTCATATTCCAGCGACTGGGCATGATGCCTCACACGGAAAAAAGGTCAGCCGAAGCTGATCCCCTTATTGTACTACAATGAAAAAGGCATTATTTTCATGATGTGTATGCATCGTGTCTATTTTTGGTTATACTATATGAAATTAGCGTAGTAGCCTGCGGAGAGCATGCGGTATTAGGATTGGCGAGGAATGATTGGGACATCGGGAATTTCTTACCGTTCCCAGCAGGAGAGGAGCATTCCCCTACTCGCTATTCGGTCCCTTACCGCTACTCACTATTTTGTATACCCTAACCGGAGTATGATCGGGCTGGATAGCGGCATTTGCTGCTTGGCCATGAAGTCGTATAGTAGCTGTATGTTGCCTTTCAGTTTTGCGTTGATTTTATATTTTTTGCTGATTCCAAGGAGGGCACTCGGTTTCCAGTTGTTCCAGGCTTTCAGATCATTGCCATTGCGAATGGTGCTGATGTATTTGGCCTCGGCACCACCATATACATAGAAAGAGCCTTTTAGTTTCCAGTCAAGGAAACTGCGCAGGCCGATGCCCTGATGCGAGAAGCGAATGTGATTCCAGCCGGTGCCTATGCCAAGGGTGTAAGATGCGCCTAGGCCTGCGCTACTTTTGCGGTGCAGTTTATAGGCTGCCTGCAGGGCAATCTCTGTGCTGGACGGAAAATACTGGGAGGTCTTTTGAAACTGGATGTTGGCGCCCAATTCCAGCCGATGAAGGAAGGTTTTGCCTTTCATTGGGTTGGGTTTGAAATCTGGTTCGTCAGACATCGTGCTCATGTTGGGCAGTTTATCCTTGTATTTAGAAAACTCCTGTTGGGCGTTGTCCATCAATTGGGAAACTGGCCGCCGCGATTCTGGATTGTTGCCAACGCGCTGCCTGAGGGCTTCTTCTACCATCGAGCGGGTTTGCAGGCCTTCAGTTTGGGCAACCCCACCTGCAGATGGCATTCCAAGTAAGCCGGCAAACTGTGAGTTCCGCTGCATAAAGTCTTTATAAATCTTGCTTTTGGACAATAGTTCCAGCGCTTTCTTTTCAGCTTTCTTTTTATCGCTCAGCAGGCTTTTGTATTCTTTCACTTGCTGATTGTAGTAGTAGGCGTCTTTGCTGATCGCCTGAAGGTTTTTGGATAGTCTGTTAAATTGGGCTAGCTGGGCCTTAAGCGCTCTTTTCTACACTTTGATGTATTGCTCAATCTGTGCAGCATTATCCAGTGATTGCTGTAAGGATTGAATGCCGCTAACAGCGCCTTGTAGCTTTTCTTTGCTGCCTTGCAAAAGAGCGTGGTTATTGCCAAGAAATTTTAGAGAGGTGCCCATACTATCCAGCGCGGTTATATGCTGTTTGATACCTGGTGGCAATTGCAGTTTTCCGAGTTTCATGGCCGTTTTTAGGCCGCGTAAGCTGTCCAATACCTTGCGGAAAATGCCTTCGGCTTGTTCTGGGCTGATTTTTTTCACCTTTCGGTAGAGTTTTTCCTCCTGTCGCAGGAGCTTGCTGACTGCTTTTTCAGCACTGGACAACAAAAAAGCCTAAAGTGGAAACCCTGACCGATGTTAGTCACAGTATGGTAAGGTGAAGGATATAGAAAAGAACCAGGCGGAGGATTTTACAACTATAAATGATTTTACAACTATAAATATTAACAATGAAAATGATTAAGTGGTTTATAATAACCCTATTAATGCTGATAACAGGAGTAAGTATTTATTTTGCTGCACTGGGAAGTAGTTTTTTCCGTAGAGACATTCTGTGCGTATTGATATTGATTTTATGGATGGTGTTGTGGAATAGTAAGTGGACGTTTATACTAGGTATTATACTTTGTGTATATGGGCTGTATAATTTACTATTCGTCAGTGTCACTAAAGCTGAGCCTACCTTTATGCAATTTACCTCACCATTGGTATATCTATTTTTTGGCACGAAAACAAGTTCTTGGCTACATCATCCCATAGTATTAATTCCTTTGTTTTTTTACTTTTTTTATTTGTTATTTCTGCTAAGTAAAAAAGGTAGGATTTATTATAGACTTAAATTTTAGTTATTGCATTGCAATACCTCATTATTTGTAAATAGAAACTATATCCAAAGTAATTTCAATTTCATATTTTGGCGGGCGTAAGCTCAGCCTTCCCTTTTCCCCCGCTAAGTAAAAACCTCCAAAAAAGTAACCTTCCCCAACCAACTATCTTGTAAAAAAATAACCAGCCACCTCTGCCGGGCTAAACATTTGGATATTCCCCACACAGTCCTTAATTTTAACATGCCAGTACAAACTGGGCACTAGCTAAATAAAAGAGATAAGTCAACTCCGCCTACACCAACAAGGAACGCGATTTGTATTATCCTTCAACCAGAAATTCCCTAAATACCAATATCAGCGGCCCGTATTTGCTTTTAGTAGATATACTTTCTACATTAGTACCAAGTAGCCTGGTCGCCGATCAACCGTTAAGACTAAGACGAAGGGATGAATATATACAGTACGCTAACTGATAAAGAACTAACCGACCGGCTCAATAACCGGGATGTCCACGCTTATGAAGAAATTTATAAGCGCTACTGGCGTATTATGTTTGAATTTGCCCGAAAAATGCTTCAGGACAACGAGCAAGCCAAAGACATCGTCCAGGATACCTTCACCACCCTCTACTGCAATATCGGCACAACAGATTTTTCTAAAATCCGGATAGCCCCATATTTATATACCATAGTCAAAAACAACGTCATCAACCTCAGCCTACGCAATAAACGTAGCGCAAGCTATTTAGCCTCCTTAAAAGAATTTGTGGACGCTGGCGAGTACATCACCGACGCTCAGGTCAGGGAAAACGAAGTCCTGCGACAAATTGAAGCTGAGATTGCCAAGCTGCCGCGAAAGATGCGCCAGGTGTTTGAGATGAGCCGCAAAGCCTATATGTCTCGCAGGGAGATTGCAGAAGCCACCAATCTTTCGGAAGAAACTGTTAAAAGCCAGATATCCAGAGCCATAAAAGTTCTCAAGAGCAAACTAGGAGCCCATTCTCTGCTATTTATCATGGCGCTCATTCTATGGCTAAACAAATAGAAATACAGACATAACATATAGTTAACGCTACGTTAATAAAAAAAAATAAAAAAAACTTGTCCAAAATAGCACCCTAAAGACTGAGTTGCTTGTTATACTATTATAACGTGTATGTCATACTGAAATCGGGAACGTATAATGGATGAAAAAGAAGTACTAGCGCTTCTACAGAAGTATCAAACGAACCAATGTACCGCACAAGAGATTGCCATAGTAGAAAGCCATTTTCTACATTTAATAAACGACGGCAAAACTCCTGAGGGCGAAATAGACTATGACCGCATAGAGCGAGAAATATGGGCCAATATATCTCCTACACCTGTCAGGCGAAGATTACCGGCACTTGCGCGTTATGCAGCGATTATTACCGTAGTAGCCTGTGCTGCGGGAGGCATCTACTATGCAAGCCATCAAAAGCCAAACATCCAGCATCAAGCGGTTTCCGCAAAGCAAATCCAGCCAGCTGGCAATAATGCCACGCTTACACTCAGTAATGGGCAAACCATTGCGCTAAATACACAAAGCGGATTAGTGGGTAACCATTCCCTTACTGGCGTAAGCATAACCAATAATGTAAACAGCGGAACCGTTACGTTTAGTCAAGACAGTAAGACAACACAAACCAGCCATATAAAAGAGGCCGAAGGTCCCAACACCATTTCAACACCGCGCGGCGGCCAGTACAGGCTGGTATTATCCGATGGCACCCATGTTTATCTGAATGCGTCCAGCTCACTTACATTTCCTGCGCGTTTTTCAGAAGAAACCAGGGAAGTGGTTATCACCGGAGAAGCCTATTTCGAAGTGGCCAGGGACCCTCGCAAGCCATTCCTCGTTACCACTAAAGGACAACAACTAAAAGTGTTAGGCACGCATTTCAATGTAAGTGCCTATCCCAATGAACAGCTTAAAACTACGCTTGCAGAAGGCAGCGTTGAACTCACATCTTCATCCCTCCAAAAGCAACTGTTAAAACCCGGTCAGCAAGCCTTGCTCTTATCAGCAGGAGATTTTGAGGTACACAACGTAGATGCAGAAGACGCAATAGCCTGGCACAGCGGTTATTTCCTTTTCAGGGAAACACCATTGCCAGAAGCCATACGTCAAATTTGCCGATGGTATAACGTAGACGCAGATATTCAAAATCTGCCTTTGACACCAGTAAATGCGATGTTACCTAACAATCTTACACTGTCTGATTTCATCAATGGTTTAGAATTCAGCAACGGGATCAAAATTACGCTAACAGAAGAAAGGAGGCTAATCGTCAACAAAAAGTAGTCAGGGAAAATCAATTAAAAAGTGGTGTAAACTAATCCGGATTCTGTATTGCAAACAGAACCAGGAAAGCCGGTTCTATACCTAACACCACCGTAAGTAGTATTATTAAAAAACCAACCAAACGCAAAACTATGAATTTAATTCATTACCAAAGGGGCGTGGCTTCTTTTTCTAAAGAAAATAGCCCTTTGAGGACACGAATGTTCAAACGCTTAGCAGTTATGAAGATCATTATCGCACTTATTGCCATCAATCTCCAGGTCACTGCCAGAACCTACGCACAGCAAATTACCCTATCCTATAAAAATGCTAAACTTTGGGATGTACTGTCGTCGGCAAGCAAACAAATTGGGTATGGCTTTTCCCTGCCGCCCGAAGCAGCAAAAAAAGCAAAACCAGTTACTATAAACATCAAATCAGCCACTATTGAAACAGCTTTACAAATGATTTTTGAGGATCAGCCTTTCGTCTACAAAATCGAAGGAAAACTCATCATGGTAGCGGATAAACCCGCTGAAAAAAAAAGTGAAACGTTAACGTTACGATCAGATGTATTAACTACTATACGAGGTACAGTTACTGACGAAGAAGGTCAGCCACTTCCTGGAGCAACTGTGATGGTCAAAAGAACCAATCTGGGGGCTGTAACTGACGGCTCGGGGCGGTTCACCATTCCTGATGCACCTGAAAATGGTGCTTTGCTTATCCGCATGATCGGCAAAGAAAGCCGCGAGGTAGCCTACAAAAACGGTGTGGTGCCTAATGTTACCCTTAAGGATGTTGAGGCTGATCTATCTGAGGTCCAGATCATAGCCTATGGTCAGATAGAGAAAAAATATGGAACCAGTAATCAAGGGACAATTACTGGAGCCCAAATTGCCAGGCAGCCGGTAAGCAACCCTCTTCTCGGTATACAAGGGCGTATCCCTGGACTTTTCATTCAACAGACCTCAGGACAAACTAATGGCCGAATTGGGGTTTTGTTGCAGGGCATTAACAGTTTGGCTTCAGGGACTGAGCCTTTTTATGTCATTGATGGCATTCCCTATTCACCTGATTTTACAGGTAGTTCCCTAGTTGGCAATCAAATATCTCAAAATGTTCTGGGCGCCAAAACGTCCAGTGGAGGTAGCACATTCAATTTCATCAACCCCGCTGATATAGAAAGTGTGACCATTCTGAAAGATGCCGATGCAACCGCCATTTATGGTTCCCGTGCAGCAAACGGTGCGATCCTGATCACCACCAAAAAAGGCAAGCCAGGCAAAACAAAAGTAGATTTAAATATGCAGTCCGGCTGGAGCCAGGTAACACGCCGTCCTGATTTTCTCAATAAAGATCAATATCTGGAATTAAGACGTGAGGGATACAAAAATTCGGGAGAAGATGTCCCTAATGAAAATTCAGTGCCTGATTATTCTAACTATCCGCTGACTGTGTGGGCGAATAACAAGGAACATGACTGGTGGAAGGAACTCGTTGGCGGCACAGCTAATTTCACCAGCCTGCAGGCAAATGTCTCAGGAGGCAACGAGAATACGACGTTTTTAGCAGGCGGCGGCTACTCAAAGCAGACCACCGTATATCCGAATGATCTGGCTGATAAAAAATACAATGTCAATCTCACTATCAATACAACCTCAGACAACAGGAAATTTAATTTCATGATTAAAGGATCGTTTCTTCGGGATGATAATCGTTTGAATGGAATTGATCTCGCATCAGCAGTGCTTACTACAGCCCCCAATGCCCCTGACTTGCTGAATCCTGACGGTTCAATCAACTGGGGCCCATTTCCCAATGACCCGAATCGCTACAGTTTTGGAGACAATCCATTAAAAGAAAAATACAATGAATATTATAGTACCAGCAACAATTTGCTTGGAACCAGTTTAATCAGCTATGAGCTACTACCGGGATTGACTGTAAAATCCACATTTGGATACAATATGCTGTTTGGTGATGAAATGGTTTTGAGAAAATTTGAATCCTACTCCCCCGAGTTCGTTGGTGTTACCTCGAGTTCAAAATTTCAGGACCGTTCCATCAACTCTTATATCATTGAGCCTCAGATCACTTACCGAAAGGATCTACCCGATGGGGTAATTGACTTCCTGGTCGGCAGCAGTTT
The DNA window shown above is from Chitinophaga agri and carries:
- the tnpB gene encoding IS66 family insertion sequence element accessory protein TnpB (TnpB, as the term is used for proteins encoded by IS66 family insertion elements, is considered an accessory protein, since TnpC, encoded by a neighboring gene, is a DDE family transposase.); this encodes MLALSSSCRYFLYTQPIMISSSFYKLAAIVNQQMHLDPLTGDVYIFFNRRATHIKLLQWQQDGFAIYYKRLEKGTFEIPKPGGVQSSLTSTQLMLILQGIQMDKVQYRRRYFRQSADH
- the tnpA gene encoding IS66 family insertion sequence element accessory protein TnpA, producing MQSSNNSTIRSFTISEKKNIAMQWSQSNVKMQVFCDNHGITVSMLKNWRKQFATPAKVPRRKHFIQLTPSKASIPDIALPFAEVISLSGNRIIFHSAVNTDMLKELLNSK
- a CDS encoding type III secretion system effector protein translates to MVLLNTGVVELTSNVGKDDEVEFTGEVPVNANGNPIGIRASTEIVTDLIKHDGTDVFITESDDVDKNDPVNFTDGSTPGKGSGSSIRYNPYIRNDVSDKTTSIVNVDVSFGFSPFVLLGHELFHALELKYGKK
- a CDS encoding RNA polymerase sigma factor codes for the protein MNIYSTLTDKELTDRLNNRDVHAYEEIYKRYWRIMFEFARKMLQDNEQAKDIVQDTFTTLYCNIGTTDFSKIRIAPYLYTIVKNNVINLSLRNKRSASYLASLKEFVDAGEYITDAQVRENEVLRQIEAEIAKLPRKMRQVFEMSRKAYMSRREIAEATNLSEETVKSQISRAIKVLKSKLGAHSLLFIMALILWLNK
- a CDS encoding FecR family protein codes for the protein MDEKEVLALLQKYQTNQCTAQEIAIVESHFLHLINDGKTPEGEIDYDRIEREIWANISPTPVRRRLPALARYAAIITVVACAAGGIYYASHQKPNIQHQAVSAKQIQPAGNNATLTLSNGQTIALNTQSGLVGNHSLTGVSITNNVNSGTVTFSQDSKTTQTSHIKEAEGPNTISTPRGGQYRLVLSDGTHVYLNASSSLTFPARFSEETREVVITGEAYFEVARDPRKPFLVTTKGQQLKVLGTHFNVSAYPNEQLKTTLAEGSVELTSSSLQKQLLKPGQQALLLSAGDFEVHNVDAEDAIAWHSGYFLFRETPLPEAIRQICRWYNVDADIQNLPLTPVNAMLPNNLTLSDFINGLEFSNGIKITLTEERRLIVNKK
- a CDS encoding SusC/RagA family TonB-linked outer membrane protein, coding for MNLIHYQRGVASFSKENSPLRTRMFKRLAVMKIIIALIAINLQVTARTYAQQITLSYKNAKLWDVLSSASKQIGYGFSLPPEAAKKAKPVTINIKSATIETALQMIFEDQPFVYKIEGKLIMVADKPAEKKSETLTLRSDVLTTIRGTVTDEEGQPLPGATVMVKRTNLGAVTDGSGRFTIPDAPENGALLIRMIGKESREVAYKNGVVPNVTLKDVEADLSEVQIIAYGQIEKKYGTSNQGTITGAQIARQPVSNPLLGIQGRIPGLFIQQTSGQTNGRIGVLLQGINSLASGTEPFYVIDGIPYSPDFTGSSLVGNQISQNVLGAKTSSGGSTFNFINPADIESVTILKDADATAIYGSRAANGAILITTKKGKPGKTKVDLNMQSGWSQVTRRPDFLNKDQYLELRREGYKNSGEDVPNENSVPDYSNYPLTVWANNKEHDWWKELVGGTANFTSLQANVSGGNENTTFLAGGGYSKQTTVYPNDLADKKYNVNLTINTTSDNRKFNFMIKGSFLRDDNRLNGIDLASAVLTTAPNAPDLLNPDGSINWGPFPNDPNRYSFGDNPLKEKYNEYYSTSNNLLGTSLISYELLPGLTVKSTFGYNMLFGDEMVLRKFESYSPEFVGVTSSSKFQDRSINSYIIEPQITYRKDLPDGVIDFLVGSSFQQTKTQYSGIEAFGFNNNSQLANPRAATNVQPLLGKETLYKYNAIFGRLNYRHHNKYILNFTARRDGSSRFGDNNKLHNFFSAGGAWLFGDEDFLKNLTSGISTGKLRINYGITGNDQIDDYVYASLLDAVPSGMPYQGITPLIPSRLANPNLQWESTNKFNIGIDLGFFNDRLSFTVDYFRNRSSNQLVDYIMPNLTGFTNVKKNFEAVIQNTGIELLLNASIISKPDFTWRTSFNATIPKNKLIDFPGLEGSSYANTYVIGKPVNIIKAYEFAGVNATTGLYEFVTSKGEKLNYPDFFMDRTKLIDINPKWYGGFSNTISYKGFDLDFLLQYVNQVSPNIKYENFFPGYGSSNLPTYMLKRWQKEGDITDVEKITTGYSITTVNAKDSDAKYSNGSFLRLKNASISYNIPATLFRKIGISSLRAYVQGQNLLTITKYEGADPETHSIGFLPPLRTYTLGLQVSL